Within Chloracidobacterium sp., the genomic segment AGGGCACACCGACAATGGGCGGAGTGCTAATTATCGGGTCGGTCATCTTATCGTCTCTGATCTGGGCGAGACTGGACAGCCTCTATCTTTGGCTGGCTTTGATCGCCACTACGATGTTTGCGGCGATCGGATTTGCAGACGACTACATCAAGATCGTTAAAAAGCGAAGCCTCGGCCTTACCGGTAAGCAAAAGTTGGCCGGACAACTCATAACGGCGGTCGGAGTGTGGGCGGTGCTGTATTTTCTGACCAATTATGCCTGGAATCTGAGTATTCCGTTTATCAAGGCGACCGCCGAGACAAATCCGGCGATCAGTATCAGCTACGTCGGGCCTTTTGTCTATTTGGTCTTTATTGTCTTTATTCTATTGGGTTCATCCAATGCGGTGAACTTGACGGATGGCCTTGACGGGCTTGCATCGAGCGTTACTTTCATCGCAATGTCGGCGTTGACCGCTTTGACCTACGTCGCGAGTGATGCTCGTTGGGCAGAGCGTTTGGATATTACACACAACCCGGCATCGTCGGAATTGACCGTATTTTGTGGGGCAATGGTGGGGGCGAGCCTCGGATTCCTGTGGTTTAATTCGCCGCCGGCCGAGGTGTTTATGGGAGATGTCGGCAGCCTTGCGATCGGCGGCGCCCTCGGAACCGTAGCGATCCTGACCAAGCAGGAGTTTCTACTGCCGTTCATCGGCGGCGTTTTTATTCTCGAAGTACTTTCTGTGATGATCCAGGTCTCGTATTTTAAGTTTACTAAGAGAACCGGCGGCGTCGGAAAGCGAATATTTAGGCAGGCTCCTCTGCATCATCACTTTCAGATCTCGGGCTGGAAAGAGCCGAAGATCGTGTTTCGGTTCGTCATAATCGCTATATTGTTCGCACTGGCGAGTCTCGCGACTCTCAAACTCAGATAGATCGTATCAGTAACTTGTCCGTATGGAGTTGGAAGGCAAAAAAACACTCGTTCTTGGTGCCGGCAGGTCCGGCATTGCCGCCGCACGCTTTCTTGCCGAACGCGGTGCGGTAGTTGCACTGCACGATAAAAAAGAAGTCGAAACGTGGCCCGAAGCGGCGCAGAGCTTAAAGGAAAGTCACGGCGTCGGTTTGATCAGCGGGCAATTGCCCTCGTGGTTGCTCGATCAGATCGAACTGGTTGTGATATCGCCGGGTGTGCCTACAAACACGATCCCGGCGCGGTATGTCGACCGCAATGACGGCGAGGTGATCGGCGAAGTCGAACTTGCGTTTCGGTTTATGAAAGGCAGGATCGTCGGCATCACCGGATCGAACGGAAAGACGACGACGACCACACTGGTCGGCGAACTGCTGCGAAATTCCGGGATAAAAACGCAGGTCGGTGGCAATATCGGCACGCCCTTACTTAGCCTTGCCGAATCGAGCGACGACGATACTTGGACGGTCGTTGAACTCTCGAGTTTTCAGCTCGAGACCATCAAGGATTTTCGCGCGGATGTGGCGATGTGCCTGAATGTCACGCCAAATCACCTTGATCGATACGAATCATTTTTCGACTACGCACTCGCAAAGCACCGCATCTTTATGAATCAGACGGACTCGAACGTAGCCGTCTTGAACGCGGATGATGAGATCACGGCCGAATGGGCTTCGGGGTTGAAGGCACACGTCGTTATGTTCAGCATTAAACGCGAGCTTGACGAAGGCCTGTTTCTGCGTGGACGTGAGCTAATCTGTCGGTCAGGCGGCAAGGAAAAAGTTTTGACCACCCGCGACGAGATATTTTTGCGTGGCCTGCACAATGTGGAGAATGTTCTGGCGGCGTTTGCGGCGGGCCTCGCGTGCGGTGCCTCGCCCGACTCGATGCGAGAGACGGTCGCGGCTTTCAAGGGCGTCGAGCACCGAATCGAATACGTTGACGAGATCAGAGGCGTACAGTTTTACAACGATTCCAAAGCGACGTCGGTCGATGCGACCACCAAGGCATTGGAGGCTCTCAGCGAGATCGACGGCAAAACGATCTTAATACTCGGCGGACGCGGCAAGAATGCACCTTATGCTCCGTTGATCCCGCTGATCGAGCATTCCGTCAGATCGATGGTGGTGATCGGCGAGGATTCTGACAATATCGCAGAGCAACTTACCGATCACGTGCCGATCGTACGGGCATCATCGCTTGAAGACGCTGTTAAAAAATGCTTTGGAGTTGCTGAGACCGGCGATGCGGTTTTGCTCGCACCGGCGTGTGCAAGCTTTGATATGTTTGGCAGTTATGAGGAACGCGGCCGCGAGTTTAAGCGGTTGGTTGCCGAGTTGAAGGGAAGTATTGATAGGGCTTAGTTATTGATGGCTAAAAAGCGGCAAATTGATTGGTTTATGTTCGCTATCGCGGGCGGGCTGGCTGTGTTCG encodes:
- a CDS encoding phospho-N-acetylmuramoyl-pentapeptide-transferase, whose protein sequence is MLYYFLYHLLFKEYGSTSESYFIKGLNVFQYVSFRTGLATITSLLISLLLGNKVIKKLQELKVGQEIREELSAEHQAKKGTPTMGGVLIIGSVILSSLIWARLDSLYLWLALIATTMFAAIGFADDYIKIVKKRSLGLTGKQKLAGQLITAVGVWAVLYFLTNYAWNLSIPFIKATAETNPAISISYVGPFVYLVFIVFILLGSSNAVNLTDGLDGLASSVTFIAMSALTALTYVASDARWAERLDITHNPASSELTVFCGAMVGASLGFLWFNSPPAEVFMGDVGSLAIGGALGTVAILTKQEFLLPFIGGVFILEVLSVMIQVSYFKFTKRTGGVGKRIFRQAPLHHHFQISGWKEPKIVFRFVIIAILFALASLATLKLR
- the murD gene encoding UDP-N-acetylmuramoyl-L-alanine--D-glutamate ligase, with translation MELEGKKTLVLGAGRSGIAAARFLAERGAVVALHDKKEVETWPEAAQSLKESHGVGLISGQLPSWLLDQIELVVISPGVPTNTIPARYVDRNDGEVIGEVELAFRFMKGRIVGITGSNGKTTTTTLVGELLRNSGIKTQVGGNIGTPLLSLAESSDDDTWTVVELSSFQLETIKDFRADVAMCLNVTPNHLDRYESFFDYALAKHRIFMNQTDSNVAVLNADDEITAEWASGLKAHVVMFSIKRELDEGLFLRGRELICRSGGKEKVLTTRDEIFLRGLHNVENVLAAFAAGLACGASPDSMRETVAAFKGVEHRIEYVDEIRGVQFYNDSKATSVDATTKALEALSEIDGKTILILGGRGKNAPYAPLIPLIEHSVRSMVVIGEDSDNIAEQLTDHVPIVRASSLEDAVKKCFGVAETGDAVLLAPACASFDMFGSYEERGREFKRLVAELKGSIDRA